One window of the Triticum dicoccoides isolate Atlit2015 ecotype Zavitan chromosome 3B, WEW_v2.0, whole genome shotgun sequence genome contains the following:
- the LOC119278952 gene encoding putative disease resistance protein RGA3, whose translation MAQLGGLIASALLKVVGDQIGSVLGGQIKLRRNFDNDLRRMKETLECVEAVLLDAERRAITDNEVRLWLKRLKDAMYAISDMLDDSEAEEVSRKKKLAAVIPFLTTVHKIKMANKMKTMREHVAEITAQHKAFNLMPGAGANKQKVTDTRVTTSSTLQAQIIGRTGEEEKILASVSKGITEQVTFLPIYGIGGLGKTTMAKLIYNNNSQFQDYSRVWVYVSQTFDLNNIGNSIISQLSGNTSQDTNREMIHIALQKLFAEKQKILIVLDDLWEGSDFLLDDLKAMLMVEKASKVVVILTTRNEGIAKKMSTRPHKLAPLTNDMCWTIIKQKSGFEEKDDKAKLEQIGMDIAMKCGGVGLAAQSLGYMLNSMPTSHEWESVRDSDIWTLSASDSEDTPSRQVTR comes from the exons ATGGCGCAGCTCGGGGGGCTGATCGCCTCTGCGCTCCTCAAGGTGGTGGGGGATCAGATCGGCTCCGTGCTCGGCGGCCAGATCAAGCTGCGGCGTAACTTCGACAATGACCTGCGCAGGATGAAGGAGACGCTCGAGTGCGTCGAGGCGGTGCTGCTGGACGCCGAGAGGCGGGCCATCACTGACAACGAGGTCCGCCTGTGGCTGAAGCGGCTCAAGGACGCCATGTACGCCATCTCCGACATGCTTGATGATTCCGAAGCAGAGGAG GTCTCCCGCAAGAAGAAATTGGCTGCTGTGATCCCTTTTCTCACAACTGTTCACAAGATTAAAATGGCTAATAAGATGAAGACGATGAGAGAGCATGTGGCGGAGATCACAGCTCAACACAAGGCCTTCAACTTAATGCCAGGGGCTGGTGCCAATAAGCAGAAAGTTACCGATACACGTGTAACAACATCATCGACCCTGCAGGCACAGATCATTGGGAGGACTGGTGAGGAAGAGAAAATACTGGCTTCTGTATCTAAGGGCATCACAGAACAAGTCACCTTTCTTCCTATATATGGTATTGGGGGCCTTGGCAAGACTACCATGGCCAAACTAATCTACAATAATAATTCCCAATTCCAAGACTACTCAAGGGTGTGGGTTTATGTGTCCCAGACATTTGACTTGAACAATATTGGTAATTCTATAATATCACAACTTTCAGGTAATACGAGTCAAGACACCAACAGGGAGATGATACACATTGCTCTTCAAAAGCTGTTTGCTGAAAAGCAGAAGATTCTGATCGTTTTAGATGATTTGTGGGAGGGCAGTGATTTTCTTTTGGATGATCTGAAGGCTATGTTAATGGTTGAGAAGGCAAGCAAGGTGGTTGTTATACTAACCACACGGAATGAAGGCATTGCAAAGAAAATGTCAACCAGACCACACAAATTAGCACCACTGACAAATGACATGTGTTGGACTATAATAAAGCAAAAGAGTGGCTTTGAAGAAAAAGATGACAAAGCTAAGCTGGAGCAGATTGGAATGGACATTGCAATGAAATGTGGAGGTGTGGGTTTAGCAGCTCAATCACTTGGGTACATGTTAAATTCTATGCCAACATCTCATGAATGGGAGTCAGTGAGAGACAGTGATATTTGGACTCTATCTGCTTCAGACTCGGAAGATACACCTTCAAGACAG GTCACAAGATAG